The Streptomyces sp. NBC_01142 genomic interval CACGGGCGCTGACGATGACGAACGAGTTCGAACTGGCCGACAGCAGCCGGGAGAACCTCATCTACACCAAGGAGCAGCTGCTCGCCGGTCTGGAGGAGGGCATGGTCGAGTCCCCGCACTCGATCTTCCCCGGCACGGACGAGCAGGACTACTACCGGGGGCTGGTCACCGAGGCGGCCCCGGGCACGGTCCAGCAGGTCGCCGTCTCCAAGGGGGAGAAGGGCGAGGAGGTGGACGTATGAACACCCTCGCCGCCTCCACCACGTCCATGGGTGAGGCAGTCCAGTTCTGGGTGCTCGGCACGATCGCGGTCGTCGGGGCGCTCTGCACGATTCTGATGAGGCGGGCCGTGCACAGCGCGCTCTGCCTCGCCGCGACCATGATCATCCTGGCGGTCTTCTACCTCGCCAACGGGGCGTACTTCCTGGGCGTCGTCCAGATCGTCGTCTACACCGGCGCGATCATGATGCTGTTCCTCTTCGTCGTCATGCTGGTCGGCGTGACGGCCGCGGACTCCCTCAAGGAGACGCTGAAGGGGCAGCGCTGGTGGGCCGCGGCCTGCGGGCTCGGCTTCGGGGTGCTGCTCGTCGCCGGAATCGGCCATGCGTCGCTCACCACCTTCAACGGCCTCGGCCGGGCCAACTCCGCGCAGGGCGGCAACGTCGAGGGCCTCGCCCAACTCATCTTCACCAAGTACGTCTTCGCCTTCGAGATCACCGGCGCGCTGCTGATCACGGCGGCGGTCGGCGCGATGGTGCTCACCCACCGGGAGCGCACCGAGCGCGCCAAGACCCAGCGGGAGATGTCCGAGGAGCGCGTACGCGGGAAGCACCTGCCGCCGCTGCCCGCACCCGGTGTCTACGCCCGGCACAACGCAGTGGACATCGCCGGACTGCTGCCGGACGGCACACCGTCCGAGCTCACCGTCATGCACACGCTGCGGGAGCGCGGCCAGATCCGCGATGTGTCGGACGAGGCGATGGCCGACCTCAAGGCGCTCGAGCAGAGCTCCGAGGAGCGGCTCGGCCGTGACCACGAGTCGCACGAAGAGGAGGTCGCCAAGTGAACCCGGTCAACTATCTCTACCTGGCAGCGCTGTTGTTCACCATCGGCGCGGCCGGGGTGCTCATCCGGCGGAACGCGATCGTCGTCTTCATGTGCGTGGAGCTGATGCTCAACGCCTGCAACCTCGCGTTCGTCGCCTTCTCCCGGATGCACGGCAACCTCGACGGACAGGTCATCGCGTTCTTCACGATGGTCGTCGCCGCCGCGGAGGTCGTGGTCGGGCTCGCGATCATCGTGTCGCTGTTCCGTTCCCGCCACTCGGCCTCGGTCGACGACGCCA includes:
- a CDS encoding NADH-quinone oxidoreductase subunit J, yielding MNTLAASTTSMGEAVQFWVLGTIAVVGALCTILMRRAVHSALCLAATMIILAVFYLANGAYFLGVVQIVVYTGAIMMLFLFVVMLVGVTAADSLKETLKGQRWWAAACGLGFGVLLVAGIGHASLTTFNGLGRANSAQGGNVEGLAQLIFTKYVFAFEITGALLITAAVGAMVLTHRERTERAKTQREMSEERVRGKHLPPLPAPGVYARHNAVDIAGLLPDGTPSELTVMHTLRERGQIRDVSDEAMADLKALEQSSEERLGRDHESHEEEVAK
- the nuoK gene encoding NADH-quinone oxidoreductase subunit NuoK; this translates as MNPVNYLYLAALLFTIGAAGVLIRRNAIVVFMCVELMLNACNLAFVAFSRMHGNLDGQVIAFFTMVVAAAEVVVGLAIIVSLFRSRHSASVDDASLMKL